The proteins below are encoded in one region of Saccopteryx leptura isolate mSacLep1 chromosome 1, mSacLep1_pri_phased_curated, whole genome shotgun sequence:
- the LOC136389359 gene encoding taste receptor type 2 member 46-like yields MISSLLSIFFILIIPKFILGNFANGFIALVNCIAWLKRQKISCADRILTALAISRISLLWLMGLSWYVILFNPVLNRSEVRTIAYIAWAVCNHFSVWLATSLSIFYLLKIANFSSLLFRHLKWKAERVVLMILLGTLVFLVCQVATIGIEGKLQTDKCKGNFTWETNCKDIVHFSFMTVFILANFIPFIISMTSFLLLIFSLWKHLRKMQLGGKGSQDPSTKVHVRAMQTVASFLLLSVVYFLAQIITTWSSNTLENKPVFMLCQILAVLYASSHSFILIWGNKKLRQAFLSFLWQLRCW; encoded by the coding sequence ATGATAAGTTCATtactgagcatttttttcattctaaTAATACCAAAATTTATACTAGGAAATTTTGCCAACGGATTCATAGCACTAGTGAACTGCATTGCCTGGCTCAAAAGACAGAAGATCTCCTGTGCTGATCGAATCCTCACTGCTCTGGCTATCTCCAGAATTAGTTTGCTCTGGTTAATGGGATTAAGTTGGTATGTCATTTTGTTTAATCCAGTTTTAAATAGGTCAGAAGTAAGAACTATTGCTTATATTGCCTGGGCAGTATGCAATCATTTCAGTGTCTGGCTTGCTACTAGCCTAAGCATATTTTATTTGCTGAAGATAGCCAATTTCTCCAGCCTTCTTTTCCGTCACCTAAAGTGGAAAGCTGAAAGAGTGGTTCTTATGATACTCTTAGGTACTTTGGTGTTCTTGGTTTGTCAGGTTGCCACAATAGGCATAGAAGGAAAATTGCAGACGGATAAATGTAAAGGAAACTTTACTTGGGAGACCAACTGCAAGGACATTGTACACTTTTCATTTATGACTGTTTTCATACTTGCAaactttataccttttattatatcCATGACAAGTTTTCTGCTCTTAATCTTTTCCCTGTGGAAACATCTCAGGAAGATGCAGCTCGGTGGCAAAGGATCTCAAGATCCCAGCACCAAGGTCCACGTAAGAGCAATGCAAACTGTGGCCTCTTTTCTCTTGCTATCTGTAGTTTACTTCCTGGCTCAAATAATCACAACTTGGAGTTCTAATACCCTGGAGAATAAGCCAGTTTTCATGCTCTGCCAGATTCTTGCAGTCTTGTATGCTTCAAGCCACTCATTTATCCTGATTTGGGGGAACAAGAAGCTCCGACAAGCCTTTCTGTCATTTCTGTGGCAGCTGAGGTGCTggtga